The proteins below come from a single Arthrobacter crystallopoietes genomic window:
- a CDS encoding mandelate racemase/muconate lactonizing enzyme family protein translates to MKISRATIALIDVPLLEPFVVSYATYGSMPSIILTLETDDGLVGYGESVPDGHITGETPTGTVEALKTELVPAILGMDPRDITAIHQRLDQVLRGCGAAKAAVDIACWDLAGKAAGRPIYALLGGRRAEQPSIARVMSILEPEVLAEQAVQARSEGYRHLKMKLGSGDGQDIERVRAVRSAIGADLAIRVDANQGWGDPATARVMIRALEPFGIDWIEQPILADDIDGFRLLRQDTSARLMADESVVDVDDLARFVRDRSVDMVNLKLMKSGGITPCHRLATQAELGGLKVQIGSMLETSIASAAGFHLALSHPNIVSTELSGPMKFAKEPGDLQYVLPDVQITERPGLGVEVDTDILAELTVSECDVVA, encoded by the coding sequence ATGAAAATCTCCCGCGCCACCATCGCGCTCATCGATGTTCCGCTGTTGGAACCCTTTGTGGTTTCTTATGCCACCTACGGCTCAATGCCGAGCATCATCCTGACCCTTGAGACCGACGACGGTTTGGTGGGCTACGGCGAGAGCGTTCCGGATGGACATATCACCGGAGAAACGCCGACCGGAACGGTCGAAGCCCTCAAGACCGAGTTGGTTCCGGCCATCCTCGGGATGGATCCGCGGGACATCACGGCCATCCATCAGCGGCTCGACCAAGTTCTCAGGGGATGCGGTGCGGCGAAGGCTGCGGTCGACATTGCCTGTTGGGATCTGGCCGGCAAGGCGGCTGGGCGCCCGATCTACGCACTCTTGGGCGGCCGCAGGGCAGAGCAGCCGTCGATCGCCAGGGTGATGAGCATCCTGGAGCCTGAAGTGCTCGCCGAACAGGCGGTTCAGGCACGGAGCGAGGGCTACCGGCACCTCAAGATGAAGCTCGGCAGCGGCGACGGGCAGGATATCGAACGCGTGCGGGCCGTGCGGTCGGCAATTGGGGCCGATCTGGCAATCCGGGTGGACGCGAACCAGGGGTGGGGCGATCCCGCTACGGCGCGCGTCATGATCCGGGCCCTTGAGCCGTTCGGTATCGATTGGATAGAGCAGCCAATCCTTGCTGACGACATCGATGGATTCCGATTGCTCCGCCAGGACACGAGCGCACGGCTCATGGCCGACGAATCCGTGGTGGATGTCGACGATCTGGCACGGTTCGTCCGCGACCGCTCGGTGGACATGGTCAACCTGAAACTCATGAAGAGCGGGGGCATCACGCCCTGCCACCGTTTGGCGACGCAGGCTGAACTCGGGGGACTCAAAGTGCAGATCGGTTCCATGCTGGAGACCAGCATCGCTTCGGCTGCAGGGTTCCATCTGGCACTTAGCCACCCCAACATCGTTTCCACTGAACTATCAGGTCCGATGAAATTCGCGAAGGAACCGGGGGACCTGCAGTACGTTCTTCCCGACGTCCAGATCACCGAACGCCCCGGCCTCGGCGTCGAGGTGGATACTGACATCCTTGCCGAACTCACCGTGAGCGAGTGTGATGTGGTCGCGTGA
- a CDS encoding amino acid ABC transporter ATP-binding protein codes for MATVEFLNVHKSFGDVEVLKGINLTVQPQQVVCLIGPSGSGKSTLLRCVNHLEMTTAGAILVDGRMIGYDVKGDQLMEARQSEINKRRSKIGMVFQNFNLFGHMTALENVMHGPLKLLKTPRAEAEAKARDLLGKVGLADKVRNYPSQLSGGQQQRVAIARALSMDPDVMLFDEPTSALDPELVGEVLEVMKKLARSGMTMIVVTHEMGFAREVADVVAFMDNGVIVEQGAPNEVLLHPQHERTRSFLARVS; via the coding sequence ATGGCAACCGTCGAATTCCTCAACGTCCACAAAAGTTTCGGAGACGTGGAAGTACTCAAAGGCATCAACCTCACCGTCCAGCCGCAGCAGGTGGTCTGCTTGATCGGCCCGTCCGGTTCCGGCAAATCCACTCTGCTGCGCTGCGTGAACCACCTGGAGATGACCACGGCCGGCGCCATCCTGGTGGACGGACGGATGATCGGCTATGACGTTAAGGGCGATCAGTTGATGGAAGCCCGGCAAAGCGAAATCAACAAGCGCCGGTCGAAAATCGGCATGGTCTTCCAGAACTTCAACCTGTTCGGCCACATGACTGCGCTGGAGAATGTCATGCACGGCCCGCTGAAGCTGCTCAAGACCCCACGGGCCGAGGCGGAGGCGAAGGCACGCGATTTGCTGGGCAAGGTGGGCTTGGCCGACAAAGTCAGAAACTATCCGTCCCAGCTCTCCGGCGGCCAGCAGCAGCGCGTTGCCATCGCCCGGGCCCTGTCCATGGACCCTGACGTGATGCTCTTCGACGAGCCGACGTCCGCGCTAGACCCGGAACTGGTGGGCGAGGTGCTGGAGGTCATGAAGAAGCTGGCGCGTTCGGGCATGACGATGATCGTGGTTACCCATGAGATGGGATTCGCCCGCGAAGTAGCAGACGTGGTCGCGTTCATGGATAACGGCGTCATCGTGGAGCAGGGGGCACCGAACGAAGTCCTGCTCCACCCGCAGCACGAGCGGACCCGGAGTTTCCTGGCCCGCGTCTCCTGA
- a CDS encoding amino acid ABC transporter permease, whose product MERTSKPAPASGLPGTDIDYLALTGKPVLRRKRPGQVVAIIAVAFCILIAGITLVTNPGFGWDVVARYFFDTRILGGLLTTLQLTFIAMAIGFVVGLLVAVMRMSDNWLLAGVAGAYVWFFRGTPLLVQLLFWGFAAALFPKIGIGIPFIGPNFVEWNTNDVISLMTAAILGLGLNEGAYMAEIVRAGLLSVPHGQTEASRAMGFSKMSTLWHVVIPQAMKVIIPPVGNNVISMLKTTSLVIVIGVGDLLYNTQQIYAQNLRQIPLLIVASIWYIILTTILTYFQGKLEKRYSKGNFLIAGKAAR is encoded by the coding sequence ATGGAACGAACGAGCAAGCCCGCCCCGGCATCCGGGTTGCCTGGCACAGACATCGACTACCTCGCGCTAACCGGTAAACCGGTGCTGAGGCGGAAGCGGCCCGGGCAGGTGGTGGCAATCATCGCCGTCGCATTCTGCATCCTCATCGCGGGCATCACGCTGGTTACCAACCCGGGCTTCGGCTGGGATGTGGTAGCCCGGTACTTCTTCGACACCAGGATCCTCGGCGGTCTGCTGACCACGCTGCAGCTGACTTTCATCGCCATGGCCATCGGGTTTGTTGTCGGGCTGCTGGTCGCGGTCATGCGGATGAGCGATAACTGGCTCCTAGCCGGTGTCGCGGGAGCGTATGTGTGGTTCTTCCGCGGGACCCCGTTGTTGGTGCAGCTGCTCTTTTGGGGCTTCGCCGCGGCACTCTTCCCGAAGATCGGGATCGGCATCCCCTTCATCGGACCGAACTTCGTCGAGTGGAACACCAATGACGTCATTTCCCTCATGACTGCGGCCATCCTCGGCCTCGGTCTGAACGAGGGAGCTTACATGGCCGAGATCGTCCGCGCCGGCCTGCTCAGCGTCCCGCATGGCCAGACTGAAGCCAGCCGGGCCATGGGCTTCAGCAAGATGTCCACGCTGTGGCACGTAGTGATTCCGCAGGCCATGAAGGTGATCATTCCGCCGGTGGGCAACAACGTGATCTCCATGCTGAAAACCACCTCGCTGGTCATCGTCATCGGGGTGGGTGACCTGCTATACAACACCCAGCAGATCTACGCCCAGAACCTGCGCCAGATTCCGCTGCTGATCGTCGCCAGCATCTGGTACATCATCCTCACCACCATCCTGACGTACTTCCAGGGCAAGCTGGAAAAGCGCTATTCGAAAGGCAACTTCCTCATTGCCGGAAAGGCGGCCCGCTGA
- a CDS encoding ABC transporter substrate-binding protein, which translates to MNTMFRNSCLTVTALALMAGVTACTNSESAASSGGEGASQAAGPVLGAGGQEAAQAVEEDPAVSALVPQDLKDKGTMELVTDPTYAPIDFTDDKGNIVGLEPDMALAAAKKMGLDITINKGDFNGILAGIEAERYDASWAAFSITPERQERVTMVSYMQGGTSVMVTKDNPDGIASVLDLCGKTVAAQTGTTQALSVLPSFQEECKKAGKEEVTELVLPQQDNVNQAVATGRASAMAADGALIAYYSQLQPDVFAAVEDILVEPSLAGVVVNQKDKELADAFKAAIDSLIADGTYTEIMEAWSLGNTAVEESQINPAK; encoded by the coding sequence ATGAACACGATGTTCCGGAACTCTTGCCTCACGGTCACCGCACTCGCGTTGATGGCAGGTGTTACAGCCTGCACAAACTCCGAGAGCGCTGCCTCGTCCGGCGGTGAAGGCGCCAGCCAAGCTGCAGGGCCGGTGCTGGGCGCAGGCGGCCAGGAGGCGGCGCAGGCCGTGGAAGAAGACCCCGCCGTCAGCGCACTCGTCCCGCAGGACCTCAAGGACAAAGGGACCATGGAGCTGGTGACGGATCCGACCTACGCACCCATTGACTTCACCGACGACAAGGGCAACATCGTCGGACTGGAACCGGACATGGCTCTGGCCGCTGCCAAGAAGATGGGCCTGGACATCACGATCAATAAGGGAGATTTCAACGGCATCCTCGCCGGCATCGAGGCAGAGCGGTACGACGCCTCCTGGGCGGCATTCTCCATCACCCCGGAACGTCAAGAACGGGTCACCATGGTCAGCTACATGCAAGGGGGCACCTCGGTCATGGTTACGAAGGACAATCCCGACGGCATCGCTTCGGTCCTGGATCTATGCGGCAAGACGGTCGCCGCCCAGACCGGCACCACCCAGGCCCTGAGCGTCTTGCCGAGCTTCCAGGAAGAGTGCAAGAAGGCCGGGAAGGAAGAGGTTACAGAGCTGGTGCTCCCCCAGCAGGACAATGTGAACCAGGCAGTGGCAACCGGCCGAGCGTCAGCAATGGCAGCCGACGGCGCACTGATCGCCTACTATTCGCAACTGCAGCCCGATGTCTTCGCCGCCGTCGAGGACATCCTCGTCGAACCATCGCTGGCCGGCGTCGTCGTGAACCAGAAGGACAAGGAGCTTGCGGACGCTTTCAAGGCCGCCATCGACTCGTTGATCGCCGACGGCACCTACACGGAGATCATGGAGGCCTGGAGCCTGGGCAACACCGCAGTGGAAGAGTCCCAGATCAACCCCGCCAAGTGA
- a CDS encoding TetR/AcrR family transcriptional regulator, whose amino-acid sequence MGGSRIKHAVTDEAIAERRLAIVNHTAAIISNSGVDGCSFAAVSEASGFSIGMIQHYFRTRDRLILATIDHRIHEAEEEWREIASRGANALAKIRDLLTFSVEGDRSFADAWGFWLELYAASHKDPAMRQEVNTILELWRKFFLDVLEEAVAEGSINPVHDPEDAARLLLAVVDGLAIQTVNGTYGSSPEDMRRLLYRFAAAELGVDTSAWESTLACAAEH is encoded by the coding sequence GTGGGCGGATCAAGAATTAAACATGCCGTGACGGACGAAGCGATCGCAGAGCGCCGGCTGGCCATCGTCAACCACACAGCTGCCATCATCTCGAATTCAGGGGTTGACGGCTGCTCCTTTGCCGCGGTCTCGGAGGCGAGCGGTTTCAGCATCGGCATGATCCAGCATTACTTTCGTACGAGGGACCGACTGATCCTGGCGACCATCGACCACCGGATCCACGAAGCCGAAGAGGAATGGCGCGAGATCGCCTCCCGCGGCGCGAACGCGTTGGCTAAGATCCGTGACCTGCTGACGTTCTCCGTGGAAGGGGACAGGTCCTTCGCGGACGCGTGGGGCTTCTGGCTCGAGCTGTACGCCGCATCGCATAAGGACCCGGCCATGCGGCAAGAGGTCAACACCATTCTCGAGTTGTGGCGCAAGTTCTTCCTGGACGTCCTGGAGGAAGCGGTTGCCGAGGGCAGCATCAATCCCGTCCATGACCCCGAGGACGCGGCCCGGCTTCTGCTCGCCGTCGTCGACGGTCTCGCCATCCAGACCGTGAACGGAACCTACGGGAGTAGCCCCGAGGACATGCGGCGCTTGCTCTATCGCTTTGCCGCCGCCGAACTGGGCGTTGATACATCCGCATGGGAGTCCACGCTCGCCTGCGCAGCAGAACACTGA
- a CDS encoding PLP-dependent aminotransferase family protein — protein MTITSFPSFRAADLFAARASGYKPSPVREVFDISMQPGMISLAGGNPDLSVLHLDALADTAAELVRTQGLDALQYGGGGGTRELQELICSVMAAEGNPALPANVQVTAGSQMALELLVKLFCDPGDVILAEGPTYVGAISVFDGLQADVVHVPMDDDGLIPGELERKIGELAAEGKRVKLLYTIPNFHNPSGVTLSAGRRADVVRICRAAGLAIIEDNPYGMLSFDGLYLPSLHQLDPENVFYLGSFSKIFSPGVRVGWAVVPDGVRRQLQLASEATTICPSVLSQMLVQEYLRQTDWRQTLATAADLYRDRCEATMTALADFTPAGTTWTEPTGGFFTWVTLPEGISGEDVMHRAIGHKVVFVPGSAFYSDGDGGNQLRIAFSFERPERLREGVRRLGLAIAESIQGATA, from the coding sequence ATGACCATCACCTCCTTTCCGTCCTTCAGGGCAGCGGACCTGTTCGCAGCTCGTGCCTCCGGCTACAAACCGTCGCCCGTGCGCGAGGTCTTCGACATCTCCATGCAGCCGGGGATGATTTCCCTGGCCGGCGGCAATCCGGACCTGAGCGTCCTGCATCTCGACGCGCTCGCGGATACGGCGGCCGAGCTGGTCCGCACCCAGGGCTTGGACGCGCTGCAGTATGGCGGGGGCGGCGGGACCAGGGAGTTGCAGGAGCTCATCTGCTCGGTCATGGCGGCCGAAGGAAACCCGGCACTTCCCGCCAACGTGCAGGTAACTGCGGGGTCCCAGATGGCGCTTGAACTGCTGGTCAAGCTCTTTTGCGATCCGGGGGACGTCATCCTTGCCGAGGGCCCTACGTACGTTGGCGCCATCAGCGTCTTCGACGGTCTCCAGGCCGACGTGGTTCATGTCCCCATGGACGACGACGGCCTGATACCCGGGGAACTTGAGCGGAAAATAGGCGAGCTGGCTGCCGAGGGCAAACGGGTCAAGCTGCTCTACACCATCCCCAACTTCCATAATCCCTCCGGCGTCACCCTCTCTGCAGGGCGGCGGGCGGACGTCGTCCGTATCTGCAGGGCGGCGGGGCTGGCCATCATCGAAGACAATCCTTATGGCATGCTCAGCTTCGATGGCCTCTACCTGCCGAGCCTCCACCAGCTGGACCCGGAGAACGTGTTCTACCTCGGTTCCTTTTCCAAGATTTTCTCCCCAGGGGTTCGTGTGGGCTGGGCGGTAGTGCCCGATGGCGTGCGCCGGCAACTGCAACTGGCCTCCGAAGCGACCACCATTTGCCCCTCTGTTCTGAGCCAGATGCTTGTGCAGGAGTACCTGCGCCAAACCGACTGGCGCCAAACCTTGGCCACAGCCGCGGACCTCTACCGGGACCGCTGTGAGGCCACGATGACAGCGCTTGCGGACTTCACGCCAGCCGGCACCACCTGGACTGAACCCACCGGAGGCTTCTTCACCTGGGTGACCCTTCCCGAGGGCATATCCGGTGAAGACGTGATGCACCGGGCGATCGGCCACAAGGTTGTATTTGTGCCCGGCAGCGCTTTCTATTCCGACGGGGACGGTGGCAACCAGCTGCGCATCGCGTTCTCCTTCGAGAGGCCTGAACGGCTGCGGGAAGGCGTCCGGCGCCTCGGACTGGCCATCGCGGAGAGCATCCAGGGAGCCACGGCATGA
- a CDS encoding amidohydrolase yields the protein MSTVDTLKQRAEAALEAGLDRIVDFSHRLHGSPEIGLEEVKASAWLVAELEALDQARIEHGLGELPTAVRAEAGHGGLVLTICAEYDALPGIGHACGHNIIAAAALGAFTALAPLADELGVTVRLLGTPAEETAGGKIIMLQQGDFDGTHAAMMVHPNAHDESAMRPYACSGYRATFRGRSAHASAAPHEGINALDALTVALAAIGLARQQLKPNQQIHGYVLNAGSAPNVIPDKATGEWMVRADSMESLDQVTNVLHRCLEAGAVASGCQLEIDQTGHSFANLKTDGPMADLYNANARALGRSPREEALLAGSTDMGNVSQYFPSIHPMIGLGDDCPPIHSAEFADFAISRAGDQAVRDGALGMAWTCIDLATDQAQRHRLLAGGG from the coding sequence ATGAGCACGGTGGATACCCTGAAGCAGCGGGCCGAGGCGGCGCTAGAGGCGGGACTGGACCGGATTGTCGACTTCAGCCATCGACTCCATGGCAGTCCGGAGATTGGATTAGAGGAGGTCAAAGCCTCTGCTTGGCTGGTGGCCGAGCTGGAAGCACTCGACCAAGCACGCATAGAGCACGGACTGGGTGAACTTCCCACCGCCGTGCGGGCCGAGGCCGGACATGGCGGACTCGTCCTAACCATCTGCGCGGAGTATGACGCGCTCCCCGGGATCGGGCACGCGTGCGGGCACAACATCATCGCCGCCGCAGCCCTCGGTGCGTTCACGGCCTTGGCTCCGCTGGCCGACGAGCTTGGCGTGACCGTCCGCTTGCTGGGAACGCCTGCTGAAGAAACTGCGGGAGGCAAGATCATCATGCTCCAGCAGGGTGACTTCGACGGAACCCATGCCGCGATGATGGTCCACCCAAACGCGCATGACGAGTCCGCGATGAGGCCATACGCATGCTCCGGCTACAGGGCCACCTTCCGTGGCCGGAGCGCCCACGCATCCGCGGCACCCCATGAGGGTATCAATGCACTCGACGCCCTGACGGTCGCCTTGGCCGCCATCGGTCTTGCCCGCCAACAGCTGAAACCGAACCAGCAAATCCACGGCTACGTGCTCAACGCGGGCTCCGCACCCAACGTCATCCCCGACAAGGCCACCGGCGAATGGATGGTACGCGCGGACTCGATGGAGTCCCTTGACCAGGTAACCAATGTCCTCCACCGCTGCCTTGAAGCAGGTGCGGTTGCCAGCGGCTGCCAGCTGGAAATCGACCAGACGGGCCACAGCTTCGCAAACCTCAAGACCGACGGTCCTATGGCCGACTTGTATAACGCCAATGCCAGGGCGCTGGGCAGGAGTCCTCGCGAGGAAGCGCTGTTGGCCGGATCGACGGACATGGGTAACGTGTCGCAGTACTTTCCGTCGATCCATCCCATGATCGGACTCGGCGATGACTGCCCGCCGATCCACAGCGCCGAATTCGCAGACTTCGCCATCTCCCGTGCCGGCGACCAGGCGGTTCGGGACGGTGCCCTTGGCATGGCGTGGACCTGTATTGATCTCGCCACCGATCAGGCGCAACGGCACCGGCTGCTGGCGGGAGGCGGATGA
- a CDS encoding amidohydrolase, translated as MTEVLSGQAAGPAGLTDEAKATARVWIDANMGRLSQWHRHIWELAEPAWREFQSAAWYVDRLRAEGFAVEAGSGGMPTAFAAEWTNGPGPVLLTYAEYDAVPGNCQAAGHQQEPRDGLSEFAPGHTDPHSALGISTLAGLLATKHAMEVYGISGTLKYTGEPAEKVQGSKVVHGLRGYYDGVDAIVSFHPFYMLPLCNTARWDTQCGSYYSKVYTFVCDQPETWQLSANPNSPIPASHSAARAPGANVALMSMYSSSRIMQDAMLPSFGGWSLSDAIFTQGQATADNLPARIAQIQYSWRCPTIEMAEHVLTVLDRNAEHAAAMAHCRLETTWVARNRPGRTNHVLAQTLYGNLEAVGAPSYGPDAVAAAQNIQQNLGLEPLDKPFLDECEQLITPQDAEAALREHMAPWQKNWTSDDYVEMTHYAPTVRFYVSRPALKPAPGQGAYPGWVMNALGGIPETIDPTIETAGKTITGTFIDLLTRPDVLADARTEFDRRVAEDPMPALLEPDFMPPTELAWPDYSTDTSGSRVWHPKSI; from the coding sequence ATGACGGAAGTACTCTCCGGTCAGGCCGCTGGTCCGGCCGGTCTGACAGACGAAGCCAAAGCCACCGCCCGGGTCTGGATCGACGCCAATATGGGTCGGCTGAGCCAATGGCACCGGCACATCTGGGAGCTGGCCGAGCCCGCGTGGCGTGAGTTCCAGTCCGCTGCCTGGTACGTGGACCGTCTCCGTGCGGAAGGCTTCGCGGTAGAAGCCGGCAGCGGCGGCATGCCCACAGCCTTCGCCGCGGAATGGACCAACGGCCCGGGCCCGGTCCTGCTGACCTACGCCGAGTACGACGCCGTGCCCGGCAATTGCCAGGCCGCCGGCCACCAGCAGGAACCGCGCGACGGCCTCAGCGAATTCGCCCCGGGCCATACAGACCCGCATTCGGCGCTGGGCATCTCCACCCTGGCCGGGCTGCTGGCCACCAAGCACGCCATGGAGGTGTATGGGATTTCGGGCACGCTGAAGTACACCGGGGAACCGGCCGAAAAGGTCCAGGGCTCCAAAGTGGTGCACGGCCTGCGCGGCTACTACGACGGCGTGGATGCCATTGTCAGCTTCCACCCCTTCTACATGCTGCCGCTATGCAACACCGCCCGCTGGGATACCCAGTGCGGCAGTTACTACAGCAAGGTCTACACCTTCGTGTGCGACCAGCCCGAAACCTGGCAGCTCTCCGCCAACCCCAACTCCCCCATTCCCGCCTCGCACTCCGCGGCCCGCGCGCCGGGAGCCAACGTCGCCCTGATGAGCATGTACTCGTCGTCGCGAATCATGCAGGATGCCATGCTGCCCAGCTTCGGCGGCTGGTCTCTCTCCGACGCCATCTTTACCCAGGGTCAAGCCACCGCCGACAACCTGCCGGCGCGGATAGCACAGATCCAGTACTCCTGGCGCTGTCCCACCATCGAAATGGCCGAACACGTCCTTACCGTGCTGGACCGTAACGCCGAGCATGCCGCCGCAATGGCCCACTGCCGGTTGGAAACCACGTGGGTGGCGCGGAACCGGCCGGGACGGACCAACCACGTGCTGGCCCAAACGCTCTACGGCAACCTCGAAGCTGTCGGCGCCCCAAGCTATGGACCGGACGCCGTCGCGGCCGCGCAGAACATCCAGCAGAACCTCGGCCTCGAGCCATTGGACAAGCCGTTCCTTGACGAGTGCGAACAGCTGATCACGCCGCAGGACGCGGAGGCGGCGCTGCGCGAGCACATGGCGCCATGGCAGAAAAACTGGACCAGTGACGACTACGTAGAGATGACGCACTACGCTCCCACGGTCCGGTTCTATGTCTCCCGTCCCGCACTCAAACCCGCCCCGGGCCAGGGCGCCTACCCCGGCTGGGTTATGAACGCCCTCGGCGGCATACCGGAAACCATTGATCCCACCATCGAGACCGCCGGCAAGACGATTACCGGCACCTTTATTGACCTGCTTACCCGACCCGATGTCCTGGCCGACGCCCGGACCGAATTTGATCGCCGGGTGGCAGAAGATCCCATGCCGGCTCTGCTGGAACCGGACTTTATGCCACCTACCGAGCTGGCCTGGCCGGACTACTCCACGGACACCAGCGGCTCACGCGTCTGGCATCCGAAGTCCATCTAG
- a CDS encoding thiamine pyrophosphate-binding protein: protein METLDQETPVAPVQIPADNAGLAIMSVLRNYGIDTIFGIPGTHNLEFYRHLAPLGIRPVTTRHEQGAGYGADGWAQQTGLPGVVITTSGPGLLNALSAAGTAYCESRPLIVLSPGVPEGSEFSDNGSLHETKDASAAAGAVMEWSRRVHSAQEAVQAVHDAFELFRYGRPRPVHIEVPLNVLESRHSCPPELLEALPLLEPVQADDGAVAAAAAGLRSAVRPVILAGGGSLHAGDNLRRLAERLQAPVITTLNGKAAIAEDHPLSLGSNIRLPRAQQLADDADVLLVIGSKVGEAEMWGGSVTPRGGVIRIDILGTQLDKNIPADIGLVGDAAAVVPQLLAELDGHRAPVADFAALRTELEEQARALSPELAAVSETIAANVAADAIIGGDSSQITYFGTSSFIPQQQPHSLLYTPAYATLGYGLPASIGAKIAAPDRQVVCVAGDGALMFAIQELITAVEQGLDLTVVCVDNGGYAEIRQNERDRGMEPVGVNLSQPNWPALADAFGGRGQRAATLAELGDALRSASADGGLQLIHVPLAEIAASL from the coding sequence ATGGAAACACTGGATCAGGAAACGCCTGTGGCACCGGTGCAGATCCCTGCGGACAATGCGGGCCTTGCCATCATGAGTGTCCTGCGCAACTACGGGATCGACACGATTTTCGGCATCCCCGGCACCCACAACCTGGAGTTCTACCGCCATTTGGCGCCGCTGGGCATCCGGCCGGTCACCACACGGCATGAGCAAGGCGCCGGCTACGGCGCGGATGGCTGGGCCCAGCAGACAGGACTTCCCGGCGTCGTTATCACCACCTCCGGTCCCGGGCTGCTGAACGCCCTCTCCGCCGCGGGGACTGCTTACTGCGAGTCCCGCCCGCTGATTGTCCTCTCCCCCGGCGTGCCCGAGGGATCGGAGTTCTCCGACAACGGTTCGCTGCATGAGACCAAGGACGCCTCCGCCGCCGCCGGCGCCGTTATGGAGTGGAGCCGGCGAGTGCACAGCGCCCAGGAAGCGGTGCAGGCAGTCCACGACGCGTTCGAACTGTTCCGCTACGGCCGTCCCCGCCCGGTCCACATCGAGGTTCCGCTCAACGTCCTCGAAAGCCGGCACAGCTGCCCGCCGGAATTGCTGGAGGCGTTGCCGCTGCTTGAGCCCGTTCAGGCAGACGACGGCGCCGTGGCAGCTGCCGCTGCTGGCTTGCGTTCCGCGGTGCGTCCCGTGATTCTGGCCGGCGGCGGTTCGCTCCACGCGGGCGACAACCTGCGCAGGCTGGCCGAGCGGCTGCAGGCGCCTGTGATCACCACGCTCAACGGCAAGGCCGCCATTGCGGAAGACCACCCGCTCTCCCTGGGCTCCAACATAAGATTGCCCCGTGCCCAGCAGCTGGCCGATGACGCGGACGTGCTTCTGGTCATCGGCTCCAAGGTGGGCGAGGCGGAAATGTGGGGCGGCTCCGTCACTCCGCGCGGCGGCGTAATCCGCATCGACATCCTTGGCACCCAACTGGATAAGAACATTCCGGCGGACATCGGGCTGGTAGGCGACGCCGCCGCCGTCGTGCCCCAGCTGCTGGCAGAACTCGACGGGCATCGGGCCCCGGTGGCCGACTTCGCCGCCCTGCGGACCGAACTCGAGGAGCAGGCCCGCGCCCTCTCGCCCGAGCTCGCCGCGGTCAGCGAGACCATCGCCGCCAACGTGGCGGCAGACGCAATCATCGGCGGGGACTCCTCCCAGATCACCTACTTCGGGACGTCGTCGTTCATCCCGCAGCAGCAGCCGCACAGCCTGCTCTACACCCCCGCGTATGCCACCCTCGGCTACGGCCTGCCGGCGTCGATCGGCGCCAAGATCGCCGCGCCGGACCGCCAAGTGGTGTGTGTGGCGGGCGACGGGGCCCTGATGTTCGCCATCCAGGAACTCATCACCGCTGTGGAACAGGGACTGGACCTGACCGTGGTCTGCGTGGACAACGGCGGCTACGCGGAAATCCGGCAAAATGAACGCGACCGTGGCATGGAGCCCGTGGGCGTCAACCTGTCCCAGCCCAACTGGCCTGCCCTGGCTGATGCCTTCGGCGGACGCGGCCAGCGCGCTGCGACCCTCGCTGAGCTCGGCGACGCCCTGCGCTCCGCCTCGGCCGACGGCGGCCTGCAGCTCATCCATGTCCCGCTCGCCGAAATCGCCGCGAGTCTCTAA